TGCTCTTCTTCTGTAAGCTGCTGATGAGTGGTTGACGCAGGATGAATGATAAGTGATTTTGCATCGCCAACATTTGCAAGGTGTGAAAAGAGCTTTACATTGTTTATAATCTTCTTTGCTGCGCTATAGCCGCCTTTTGGTCCAAATGTAAAGATAGCACCAGGACCTTTTGGTAGGTATTTTTTGTAAAGGTCATAGTATTTGTTGCCCTCTAAGGCCGGATAGTTTACCCACTCCACTTTTGGATGATTGTTCAAAAACTCTGCTAATTTCATTGCGTTGTCAACATGCTTTTGCATTCTGAGCGAAAGCGTTTCAACGCCAAGTAAAATCAGGAACGAATTAAACGGTGATATACAAGCACCAATGTCTCTAAGAAGTGTAAGTCTTAGTTTTGCAATATATGCAGCATTTCCGAACTCCTTTGTATAAACAAGACCGTGATAACTTGGGTCAGGCTGAATTAAATCTGGGAATTTCTCGTTCCACTCGAATCTCCCCGAGTCAACCACAATCCCTGCAATTGATGTCCCATGTCCGCCCAAAAACTTTGTCATTGAATACACAACAATGTCCGCCCCGTGTTCAATTGGCCTGAACAAATAAGGTGTTGCAAATGTGTTGTCCACAATAAAAGGAATTCCATGCTTGTGAGCAATCTCTGCTATAGCTCCAAAATCAGGAATGTTTATATTAGGGTTGCCAAGCGTCTCGACAAATATAGCCTTTGTCTTATCTGTAATTGCTGCTTCAAATTCTTCTGGATAGTCAGGATTGACAAATTTTACGGCGATACCAAGTTTTCTTAATGTGTGAGCAAATAGTGTATATGTTCCGCCGTACAAGGTTGAAGCAGCGACAACTTCGTCTCCGCTTCTTGCAATGTTTAAAATTGCATAAGTGATAGCAGCTTGCCCTGAGGATGTTGCAACAGCTCCAACCCCACCATCCAGTGCTGCAATTCTTTTTTCTAAAACATCTGTTGTCGGATTTCCTATTCTTGTATAGATATTTCCTGCTTTTTTGAGTGCAAACAGGTCTGCTGCCTCTTCAGGTGTATCGAAAATGTAAGAGGTTGTCTGGTAAATTGGAACAGCTCTTGATTTTGTCTCTCTGTCAACAAACTGCCCTGCATGAAGTTGAAGAGTATCAAAACCGTATTTTCTTTCTTCCATCTTCTCTTTTCCCCTTTCGTTAATTTTATAATATCTTGGTTTTCAAAAAAGATAAAAAAATA
This Caldicellulosiruptor changbaiensis DNA region includes the following protein-coding sequences:
- a CDS encoding O-acetylhomoserine aminocarboxypropyltransferase/cysteine synthase family protein; the encoded protein is MEERKYGFDTLQLHAGQFVDRETKSRAVPIYQTTSYIFDTPEEAADLFALKKAGNIYTRIGNPTTDVLEKRIAALDGGVGAVATSSGQAAITYAILNIARSGDEVVAASTLYGGTYTLFAHTLRKLGIAVKFVNPDYPEEFEAAITDKTKAIFVETLGNPNINIPDFGAIAEIAHKHGIPFIVDNTFATPYLFRPIEHGADIVVYSMTKFLGGHGTSIAGIVVDSGRFEWNEKFPDLIQPDPSYHGLVYTKEFGNAAYIAKLRLTLLRDIGACISPFNSFLILLGVETLSLRMQKHVDNAMKLAEFLNNHPKVEWVNYPALEGNKYYDLYKKYLPKGPGAIFTFGPKGGYSAAKKIINNVKLFSHLANVGDAKSLIIHPASTTHQQLTEEEQRAAGVLPEMIRLSVGIEDIDDLIYDIESALNKI